A portion of the Pseudobacteroides sp. genome contains these proteins:
- a CDS encoding acetate uptake transporter encodes MSTTETQNVKIVTADPSALGLFGLAMVTLVASSQKLEITSGLSFVIPWAIFLGAFAQLFACINDSKRNNTFGTTAFGAYALFWFGVAASWMIKMGVFGQALAKDADTKQLGIAFLGYLVFTIFMTIGAMETNKILFIIFVFIDFLFIGLSMNSIGFIPEFSHRLAAISELIVSIFSFYGSAASVLNTHFGRTFLPVGKPFGIFKK; translated from the coding sequence ATGAGTACTACTGAAACACAAAACGTCAAAATTGTTACCGCAGATCCATCTGCTTTAGGTCTCTTTGGACTTGCTATGGTTACGCTGGTAGCATCATCACAAAAACTGGAGATTACTTCCGGCTTGTCATTTGTTATTCCATGGGCAATTTTTCTTGGTGCCTTTGCACAGTTGTTTGCCTGCATAAACGATTCCAAACGAAACAATACCTTTGGGACAACAGCTTTTGGTGCATATGCATTATTCTGGTTTGGGGTTGCTGCTTCCTGGATGATAAAAATGGGAGTTTTCGGTCAAGCTTTAGCAAAAGATGCTGATACAAAACAGCTAGGGATTGCATTTCTTGGATATCTTGTATTTACAATATTCATGACTATTGGAGCTATGGAAACAAATAAGATTTTATTCATTATTTTTGTTTTTATTGATTTTCTATTCATTGGCTTATCAATGAATTCAATTGGATTTATACCTGAATTTTCACACAGGTTAGCTGCTATATCAGAGCTTATTGTCTCTATTTTCTCATTTTATGGTTCAGCAGCCTCTGTTCTGAACACTCATTTTGGAAGAACATTTTTACCAGTAGGAAAACCCTTTGGTATATTTAAGAAATAA
- a CDS encoding YgiQ family radical SAM protein gives MSFLPINREDMEKRGWDELDVLFISGDAYVDHPSFGHAIITRLLESEGYRVGIVAQPDWNKDEDFLKMGKPRLAVLIASGVIDSMVNHYTASKKPRSDDDYSPGGKAGRRPDRAVIVYANKVKQVMKDVPVIIGGLEASLRRFAHYDYWDDKVRRSILVDSKADLLIYGMGEKPILEVAEMLNKGIPVNKIKNIRGSAYISRTEDMPGALKSYLENPGDKANSSGFAIVPSFEEVSKDKRKYAEAFKVQYDEQDAITGKTIIQRHGDRYLVQNPPAFPIETKTMDKIYSLPYERTYHPSYIEAGGIPAIEEVEFSVTSHRGCYGGCSFCALNFHQGRAIQMRSKASLVNEAKKLTWLPGFKGYIHDVGGPTANFRTKACTKQVKGGVCKGKQCLFPEPCKNIVVDHSEYLDILRDIRQLPGIKKVFIRSGVRYDYLMLDKNDKFFNELCTHHVSGQLKVAPEHVVDRVLEKMGKPGRKVYDKFTKKFYDINKKINKEQYLVPYFISSHPGSDLEAAIELAEYLRDLGYNPEQVQDFYPTPGTLSTCMYYTGLDPRNMKPVYVPKSPKEKAMQRALLQFRKPQNYELVYEALKKTGRDDLIGFGKKCLIRPRSAGRFISGEGKKGGKPQERLGSKAASKGKSERTSGNVRGSDKKSKVKTNELIAKKSRGVRNDVSIGKKGKGIALKEPVVRAKSKKRR, from the coding sequence ATGAGTTTTTTACCTATTAATAGAGAAGATATGGAAAAAAGAGGCTGGGATGAATTGGACGTTTTATTTATAAGCGGTGATGCTTATGTTGATCATCCCAGCTTCGGTCATGCTATAATAACCAGACTTTTAGAAAGCGAAGGCTACAGAGTAGGAATAGTAGCACAGCCCGATTGGAATAAGGATGAAGACTTCCTTAAAATGGGGAAGCCTAGGCTGGCGGTTCTCATTGCATCAGGTGTTATTGATTCTATGGTAAATCATTATACTGCCAGCAAAAAGCCAAGATCGGACGACGACTATTCGCCAGGAGGCAAGGCAGGGAGAAGACCTGATAGAGCGGTTATTGTATATGCAAACAAGGTTAAGCAAGTTATGAAGGATGTTCCTGTCATTATAGGAGGGCTTGAGGCCAGCCTTCGAAGGTTTGCCCATTATGATTATTGGGATGATAAAGTGAGAAGGTCTATTCTTGTTGACTCAAAAGCAGATTTGCTGATATACGGGATGGGAGAAAAACCAATTCTTGAAGTTGCGGAAATGCTAAATAAGGGAATACCTGTTAATAAGATAAAAAATATTCGGGGAAGTGCTTATATATCCAGGACTGAAGATATGCCTGGAGCACTTAAGAGCTACCTTGAGAATCCAGGAGACAAGGCAAACTCATCGGGATTTGCTATTGTACCATCCTTTGAGGAAGTTTCAAAGGATAAAAGAAAGTACGCAGAAGCCTTCAAAGTACAGTATGATGAGCAGGATGCCATTACAGGAAAAACAATAATACAAAGGCATGGTGATAGATACCTGGTACAAAACCCGCCTGCATTTCCTATTGAAACGAAAACAATGGACAAGATTTACTCGCTCCCGTATGAAAGGACATACCACCCGAGCTATATCGAGGCTGGGGGGATACCTGCAATAGAAGAGGTTGAGTTTAGTGTAACCAGCCATCGAGGCTGCTATGGGGGATGCTCATTCTGTGCATTGAACTTTCATCAGGGTAGGGCAATACAGATGAGAAGCAAGGCATCCCTGGTTAATGAAGCTAAAAAGCTTACCTGGCTTCCAGGATTTAAAGGATATATCCATGATGTTGGCGGACCTACAGCCAATTTTAGAACAAAGGCTTGTACCAAGCAGGTTAAGGGCGGTGTATGCAAGGGGAAACAGTGTCTGTTTCCTGAGCCGTGTAAGAATATCGTTGTGGATCACAGCGAGTATCTGGATATTTTAAGAGATATCAGGCAGCTCCCTGGAATTAAAAAGGTTTTTATAAGGTCGGGTGTAAGGTACGATTATCTTATGCTGGATAAAAACGACAAGTTTTTTAATGAACTTTGTACTCATCACGTCAGTGGTCAGCTTAAGGTTGCTCCCGAGCATGTGGTTGACAGGGTTCTTGAAAAAATGGGTAAACCAGGCAGGAAGGTTTATGATAAATTTACTAAAAAGTTCTATGATATCAATAAAAAGATAAATAAAGAACAGTACCTTGTTCCCTATTTCATTTCAAGCCATCCCGGAAGCGATCTTGAGGCTGCAATAGAGCTTGCGGAATATTTAAGGGATTTAGGCTACAATCCTGAGCAGGTGCAGGATTTTTATCCGACTCCTGGGACACTTTCAACATGCATGTATTATACAGGCCTTGATCCTAGGAACATGAAGCCCGTATATGTGCCCAAGAGTCCAAAGGAAAAAGCCATGCAGAGGGCTTTGCTCCAGTTCAGGAAGCCCCAGAACTATGAGTTGGTTTATGAGGCTCTAAAGAAAACTGGAAGGGATGACCTTATAGGATTTGGGAAGAAATGCCTTATAAGGCCAAGAAGTGCGGGGAGGTTTATTTCCGGTGAGGGCAAAAAGGGCGGTAAGCCACAAGAAAGGTTGGGTTCTAAAGCAGCGTCAAAAGGCAAGAGCGAAAGAACTTCCGGAAATGTTCGAGGGAGCGATAAAAAATCAAAAGTCAAGACGAATGAATTAATAGCAAAGAAAAGCAGAGGAGTCAGGAATGATGTTTCTATAGGGAAAAAAGGAAAAGGAATTGCTTTAAAAGAACCTGTTGTAAGAGCTAAAAGCAAAAAAAGGCGATAA
- a CDS encoding GNAT family N-acetyltransferase has product MEHNGLKAITRSDIDKVVALRIEIFKDIGKIQSLEEEALKVVNKRYMDELFDKNCFCGFYEEAHGKIISIALGVILAFPPINMENQGIRGYIFNVYTDKEYRNQGKASRLTQKLVDELKGRGASKIELDANESSTKIYEKIGFMQSANHMFCL; this is encoded by the coding sequence ATGGAGCACAACGGCTTAAAAGCCATAACAAGGAGCGACATTGATAAAGTTGTGGCATTGCGTATAGAGATATTTAAAGACATTGGAAAAATCCAATCGCTTGAGGAAGAAGCTTTAAAAGTAGTAAATAAGCGATATATGGATGAGCTTTTTGACAAAAACTGTTTTTGTGGCTTCTATGAGGAAGCTCACGGTAAAATAATCTCGATTGCATTAGGTGTAATACTGGCCTTTCCTCCAATCAATATGGAAAACCAGGGTATAAGAGGTTACATATTTAATGTTTATACAGATAAAGAGTACAGGAATCAAGGAAAGGCCTCAAGACTTACCCAAAAACTTGTTGATGAGCTTAAAGGAAGAGGAGCAAGTAAGATAGAACTTGATGCAAATGAGAGTTCCACGAAAATTTATGAGAAAATCGGGTTTATGCAGTCAGCAAACCATATGTTTTGCTTATAA
- a CDS encoding acetate kinase: MKILVINTGSSSLKYQLIDTMNEAVLAKGNCDRIGIENSFIKHTKMGADAVVIEKDMANHKVAIQQVLNALTDKDIGVISDMSEIAAVGHRVVHGGEKFHDSVIIDDDVMEALRDCIELAPLHNPPNIIGIEACQHEMPGTPMVAVFDTAFHQTMPKHAYLYALPYEIYEKYGVRKYGFHGTSHKYVANRAAEMIGKPLEKTNLITCHLGNGASICAVRNGKSVETSMGFTPLAGLAMGTRCGTIDPAVISYLMDKEKMSVKDINDYLNKKSGVLGISGVSSDFRDIEAAADEGNERAALAIEIFCYRVKKYIGEYAAVMDGVDAIIFTAGIGENNPLVRKKVLTGMDYMGIDIDWEKNGVKGKELDISAPNAKVRTLVVPTNEELAIARETIKLLKK; the protein is encoded by the coding sequence ATGAAAATATTAGTTATTAACACAGGAAGCTCTTCATTGAAATATCAGTTGATAGATACCATGAATGAAGCGGTATTGGCAAAAGGAAACTGTGACAGGATTGGAATTGAAAACTCATTTATAAAGCACACAAAGATGGGAGCAGATGCGGTTGTTATAGAAAAGGATATGGCTAACCATAAGGTTGCCATACAACAGGTTCTTAATGCTCTCACAGATAAAGACATCGGCGTAATATCAGATATGTCTGAAATAGCTGCTGTTGGTCACAGGGTTGTTCATGGAGGAGAGAAATTCCATGATTCGGTTATAATTGATGATGATGTAATGGAAGCATTAAGAGATTGCATCGAATTGGCACCTCTTCATAACCCTCCAAATATAATAGGTATTGAAGCATGCCAGCATGAAATGCCCGGCACACCTATGGTAGCGGTTTTTGATACAGCTTTTCATCAGACCATGCCCAAACATGCATATCTCTATGCATTACCATATGAAATATATGAAAAATATGGGGTCAGAAAGTATGGATTTCATGGCACTTCCCACAAGTATGTTGCAAACAGGGCAGCTGAAATGATTGGAAAACCGCTTGAAAAAACAAATCTTATTACCTGCCACCTGGGTAATGGTGCAAGCATATGTGCAGTCAGAAACGGTAAGTCTGTAGAAACCAGTATGGGATTTACTCCACTGGCAGGACTTGCTATGGGAACAAGATGCGGTACAATAGACCCTGCTGTGATTTCTTACCTTATGGACAAAGAAAAGATGTCGGTTAAGGATATAAATGACTACTTGAATAAAAAGTCAGGGGTTCTTGGTATATCCGGTGTAAGCAGCGACTTCAGAGATATTGAAGCAGCGGCAGATGAAGGAAATGAAAGAGCGGCACTGGCAATCGAAATATTCTGCTACAGGGTTAAAAAATATATCGGAGAGTACGCAGCAGTTATGGATGGTGTAGATGCTATTATCTTTACAGCAGGGATTGGTGAAAATAACCCTCTGGTTAGAAAGAAAGTTCTAACAGGTATGGACTACATGGGAATTGATATTGACTGGGAAAAGAATGGAGTAAAAGGCAAGGAATTGGACATCAGTGCTCCTAATGCAAAGGTGAGGACTTTGGTGGTTCCAACCAATGAAGAGCTTGCTATTGCAAGAGAAACAATAAAACTTCTAAAAAAATAA
- the pta gene encoding phosphate acetyltransferase, which translates to MNFLEQISLRAKSDLKTIVLPESSDIRTIKAAALIQEKGIANIVLVGNPQEIKELSGDLDISKARIVDPLNSDKFDEYANAFYELRKSKGVTIEKAREIMKDSMYYGVMMVKMGEADGMVSGAIHSTADTLRPALQILKTAPGTKLVSSFFVMVVPDCEYGEKGTFVYSDCGLVENPSAEELSEIAIASADSFKALVQAEPVVAMLSYSTYGSAKSELVDKVTKATALAKEKAPELALDGELQADAAIVLSVGGSKAPGSKVAGKANVLVFPDLNAGNIAYKLTQRLAKAEAYGPVTQGLARPVNDLSRGCSAEDIVGVVAITAVQAQNMSK; encoded by the coding sequence ATGAATTTCTTAGAACAAATCAGCCTTAGGGCAAAATCCGACTTAAAAACAATCGTACTTCCTGAAAGTTCAGACATCAGAACAATAAAAGCTGCGGCTCTTATACAGGAAAAAGGTATCGCTAATATAGTACTTGTGGGTAATCCGCAAGAGATAAAAGAATTATCAGGGGATCTGGATATCTCGAAGGCGAGAATAGTGGATCCCTTAAATTCTGACAAATTTGATGAATATGCAAATGCTTTTTATGAGTTAAGAAAGTCTAAGGGCGTAACTATAGAAAAGGCAAGAGAAATAATGAAGGACAGCATGTATTATGGAGTAATGATGGTAAAGATGGGGGAAGCAGACGGGATGGTTTCCGGTGCCATCCACTCAACTGCCGACACATTAAGACCTGCTTTGCAGATATTAAAAACGGCACCTGGTACTAAGCTTGTATCATCATTTTTTGTAATGGTTGTTCCAGATTGTGAGTATGGTGAAAAAGGCACATTCGTATATTCGGACTGCGGGCTTGTGGAAAATCCTTCAGCTGAAGAATTATCAGAAATTGCAATTGCATCTGCTGATTCCTTTAAGGCACTTGTTCAGGCAGAACCTGTAGTTGCTATGCTGTCATATTCTACTTATGGAAGTGCAAAGAGCGAGTTGGTTGATAAAGTAACTAAGGCAACAGCACTGGCTAAAGAAAAAGCACCAGAGCTGGCACTTGATGGAGAACTTCAGGCGGATGCGGCGATTGTTCTATCTGTGGGAGGCTCAAAGGCACCTGGAAGTAAGGTGGCAGGTAAGGCTAATGTATTAGTATTCCCTGATCTGAATGCAGGTAATATAGCCTACAAACTTACACAGAGGCTTGCAAAGGCTGAAGCATACGGACCTGTTACTCAAGGATTGGCAAGGCCTGTAAACGATTTGTCAAGAGGCTGCAGTGCGGAAGATATCGTTGGAGTTGTTGCAATAACTGCAGTCCAGGCACAGAATATGTCAAAGTAA
- a CDS encoding DUF2339 domain-containing protein, whose translation MNNLFKKHWITLLGAVFMFLTFSYLFRFAVDKGWISNQLKIMIGIVAGTGFAVGGVTAGQKGKSALNEILSGLGASLIYTTFAFAGIYYSMWSPMTVFLLMVAVTLMISVYSYRLDLRILMNIGLLGALIAPLVMKSENAIFTLFLYLLVINSAAFYVSVNKKWPELRLIPFLATWILYSTYYLYYQPDSWQFSFKYASAAFMFYVISFVISSWKDGKNFNGLNLYLGISNGIIFGIWSVIIMNGITSFSLILGAIGMVYVGAALVVYGMLKKFTAAVMLKLFAGALLILIALNDIGTGLDIKPMISVYLWILVAAVVFVAAQIKKLDYLKITAITIWVITSIYWYYTTWTTPIGNWFGTFIPIFNFSGMAWVLLAAFGFCLSVKLKLNIFNNKEDNDSFNYYISNTFAIISHIIVGGLLTFQIDNLWENYKITFIDLRLTYSITWGIYALLIFIWGAYSKQALFRWFGSAVLVLVAVKTIFIDLSSADTIAKILVLFVLSVITFAISYINNIWKNEEDS comes from the coding sequence ATGAACAACTTGTTCAAAAAACACTGGATAACCCTTCTGGGTGCGGTATTTATGTTTCTTACCTTCTCGTACCTGTTTAGATTTGCTGTAGACAAGGGATGGATATCCAATCAATTGAAAATCATGATTGGTATAGTGGCAGGAACAGGTTTTGCAGTTGGTGGTGTAACTGCAGGACAAAAGGGAAAGTCAGCATTAAATGAGATTTTATCAGGTCTTGGAGCTTCTTTGATTTATACTACATTTGCCTTTGCGGGTATTTATTACTCTATGTGGAGCCCTATGACAGTATTCCTGCTGATGGTTGCAGTGACATTGATGATTAGTGTATATTCCTATAGGCTTGATTTAAGGATCCTTATGAATATCGGTTTATTGGGGGCACTAATAGCTCCATTAGTCATGAAATCGGAAAATGCTATTTTTACACTTTTTCTCTACCTTCTGGTTATAAATTCAGCTGCATTCTATGTCAGTGTCAATAAAAAATGGCCTGAATTGAGGCTGATCCCATTTTTGGCAACATGGATACTTTATTCAACTTACTACCTGTACTATCAGCCTGATAGCTGGCAATTCTCATTCAAATATGCCTCAGCAGCATTTATGTTCTATGTTATAAGTTTTGTAATATCATCATGGAAGGACGGCAAGAATTTTAACGGACTCAACCTGTATCTTGGCATATCAAACGGAATAATTTTCGGAATTTGGTCCGTCATTATAATGAATGGTATTACATCCTTCTCCTTAATACTTGGAGCAATCGGAATGGTTTATGTTGGTGCAGCTCTTGTGGTGTATGGAATGCTTAAAAAATTCACCGCAGCTGTTATGTTAAAGCTCTTTGCAGGTGCACTATTGATTCTAATTGCATTGAATGATATAGGTACAGGCCTTGACATAAAACCGATGATCTCAGTATACTTATGGATCTTGGTTGCGGCGGTGGTATTTGTTGCAGCTCAAATAAAGAAATTGGACTACCTTAAGATAACCGCAATAACAATATGGGTTATCACATCGATTTACTGGTACTATACAACATGGACAACTCCAATAGGCAACTGGTTCGGCACTTTTATACCCATATTCAACTTTTCGGGAATGGCTTGGGTGCTGCTTGCAGCTTTCGGTTTTTGCTTATCAGTTAAATTGAAGCTCAATATATTTAATAACAAGGAAGATAACGACTCCTTTAATTATTATATAAGCAACACATTTGCAATTATAAGCCATATAATCGTCGGAGGTCTCCTAACCTTCCAGATTGATAACCTTTGGGAAAATTACAAAATAACCTTCATTGATCTCAGGCTTACATATTCAATTACATGGGGAATTTATGCACTATTGATATTCATATGGGGGGCATACAGCAAGCAGGCATTATTCAGATGGTTTGGCTCGGCGGTTCTGGTCCTGGTGGCTGTGAAAACAATATTTATAGACCTTTCAAGTGCCGACACAATAGCCAAAATACTGGTGCTGTTCGTATTAAGCGTTATAACCTTTGCCATATCCTATATAAACAACATATGGAAGAATGAAGAAGATTCTTAG
- a CDS encoding phosphotransferase — protein sequence MIDTNNEINSALFQYFGSSSFDIDISKGGMNNTTCFVRIKGNKYILRIYRSHSDEAKVCYELEVLNALRENNFPLKIPNPITSLEGKPFIRTVEGNIAVVFKYMEGKNPDFFRLNELCSFGFACGTLTKALDSLVLMGTPAYRPYYEIESAYPECPLDKVLEFCRNPPYEFTRHKVYLASIRQQLELLKDRIPSFRDLPHQIIHGDLNASNVLADERGNICGILDFEYVTYDLRAMELAVCLSDTIQYTEGEGSVWERIQSIMNGYKRAVVLEKDELKAIPALLNLRRLDVFVHFLNRYWKGIDGPEVLKKRILNNMDHFKWVFDNCPIDQLII from the coding sequence ATGATTGATACTAATAATGAAATAAACTCTGCACTCTTCCAATATTTTGGCAGTAGTAGCTTTGATATAGATATATCAAAGGGTGGAATGAACAATACCACATGCTTTGTGAGGATAAAGGGCAATAAATACATACTTCGAATTTACAGATCACATAGTGATGAAGCAAAAGTCTGTTATGAGCTTGAAGTGTTAAATGCATTAAGGGAAAATAATTTTCCATTAAAAATACCTAATCCCATAACATCATTGGAAGGGAAGCCATTTATTAGGACGGTGGAAGGTAACATAGCTGTTGTGTTTAAGTACATGGAAGGAAAAAATCCTGATTTTTTCAGGCTCAATGAGCTTTGTTCCTTTGGCTTTGCCTGCGGTACCCTCACCAAGGCTCTGGATAGTCTAGTATTAATGGGAACTCCTGCTTACAGACCCTACTATGAAATTGAGAGTGCATACCCGGAGTGTCCGCTGGATAAAGTTCTTGAGTTTTGCCGTAATCCGCCTTACGAATTTACCAGGCATAAAGTATATCTTGCAAGTATCCGTCAGCAGCTTGAGTTATTAAAAGATAGAATTCCGAGCTTTAGAGATCTTCCACATCAGATCATTCACGGTGATCTTAATGCGTCTAATGTCCTTGCTGATGAAAGAGGCAATATATGCGGAATTTTGGACTTTGAGTATGTAACATACGATTTAAGGGCTATGGAGCTGGCAGTTTGTCTTTCCGATACAATACAATATACCGAAGGGGAAGGAAGTGTATGGGAAAGGATCCAATCCATTATGAATGGATATAAAAGGGCTGTTGTGCTTGAGAAAGATGAGCTTAAGGCGATACCCGCGTTATTGAATTTAAGAAGGCTTGATGTTTTTGTGCATTTTCTTAACCGTTATTGGAAGGGCATTGATGGTCCTGAGGTTCTAAAGAAAAGGATATTGAATAATATGGACCACTTTAAATGGGTCTTTGACAATTGCCCCATTGACCAGTTAATTATTTGA
- a CDS encoding TrkA family potassium uptake protein — MQIIIIGCGKVGSKFAQMMSEEGHDVVVVDNNSSSFKSLGLSFNGLTVTGVPIDQDVLKQAGIETADVFIALTPDDNINIMACQVAKEIFNVPQVLARIFNPEREDVFHQFGLDTICPTNVTVDVIRSFVFGEKGVSRYTLGSNLISFKKEKVQKKYEGKKISSIKLRKGLFIFGIVRNGTFNFAFPSLKVSAEDTLVIAEKVD; from the coding sequence ATGCAAATAATAATTATAGGATGCGGCAAGGTCGGTTCAAAATTTGCACAGATGATGTCGGAGGAAGGACATGATGTAGTTGTTGTGGACAACAACAGCAGCTCATTTAAATCGCTAGGATTGTCTTTTAACGGGCTAACCGTAACAGGTGTCCCTATCGATCAGGATGTTTTAAAACAGGCAGGTATTGAGACTGCAGATGTGTTTATAGCATTGACACCTGACGACAATATAAATATTATGGCCTGTCAGGTTGCAAAGGAGATATTTAATGTTCCTCAGGTTTTAGCCAGAATTTTTAACCCCGAGCGGGAAGATGTGTTTCATCAATTCGGACTTGACACCATATGTCCTACCAATGTAACTGTAGATGTAATAAGATCCTTTGTTTTTGGAGAAAAGGGTGTATCCAGGTACACTTTGGGAAGCAATTTAATATCCTTTAAAAAGGAAAAGGTTCAAAAAAAATATGAAGGGAAAAAGATTTCCTCAATCAAGTTAAGGAAAGGCTTATTCATATTTGGTATAGTTAGAAACGGAACATTCAATTTTGCATTTCCATCGTTAAAGGTTAGTGCGGAAGATACTTTGGTAATAGCAGAAAAAGTTGATTAG
- a CDS encoding TrkA family potassium uptake protein — MFIVIAGGGKVGYYLIKNLIPREHQIVVIEPITEICHKIADELNIPVINGDGTDIAKLNQINLSKADIFIAVTGKDEENLIACQLAKKNFGVRRTIARVNNPKNIAVFERLGVDIAVSSTSIITDLIEQEVDSSGVKTIMKLKKGKIVLLEIDITIGHAICGKTLKDIVLPKDCIFISIIRENEVIMPNGFTIIKSGDCIIAATSEEKQQELREYFKV, encoded by the coding sequence ATGTTTATTGTTATTGCAGGCGGCGGGAAAGTTGGCTATTATCTTATAAAAAATTTGATTCCTCGAGAGCACCAAATCGTTGTGATTGAGCCCATTACAGAGATATGCCATAAAATAGCAGATGAATTAAATATTCCTGTAATAAATGGGGATGGAACGGACATTGCCAAGCTAAATCAGATAAACTTGTCTAAGGCGGATATTTTTATTGCGGTAACGGGCAAAGATGAAGAAAATCTGATTGCGTGTCAGCTTGCAAAGAAAAACTTTGGAGTAAGAAGAACTATTGCCAGAGTAAATAACCCCAAAAATATAGCGGTTTTTGAGCGTTTGGGAGTTGATATTGCTGTAAGCAGCACATCTATTATTACTGATCTTATTGAACAGGAAGTTGATAGCTCAGGGGTTAAAACCATAATGAAATTAAAAAAGGGTAAAATAGTTTTATTGGAGATAGATATTACAATCGGACATGCTATATGTGGAAAGACATTGAAGGACATAGTACTCCCAAAGGATTGTATATTTATATCAATAATTAGAGAAAATGAAGTAATTATGCCAAATGGCTTCACCATAATAAAAAGCGGAGATTGTATAATAGCAGCAACATCCGAAGAAAAGCAGCAGGAATTGAGGGAATATTTCAAGGTGTAG
- a CDS encoding TrkH family potassium uptake protein, producing MIKLAIKYKDNKIFYMNPTRLIVLSFILLIVIGGFLLNLPIASKDGKSVGVLGAFFTSTSASCVTGLIFRDTQNQWTIFGQLVILFLIQVGGLGIITLTMFFTVILGRKISLKGRALVQESLNSLTISGALKLLKKVFLITIVLELIGAVLLSIGFVPKFGLRGIYMGVFHSISAFCNAGFDIIGNQKSFTEYNGNPLVLLTISFLIITGGLGFIVWEDIMDFRRKRTFMLHSKIVFLTTAFLLISGSILFFLFEYNNSLTVGKLNLFEKINASVFHSVITRTAGFNSLPLNDMTELSKVTTTILMFIGGAPGSTAGGIKVTTFSIILISIISQVRGSSPVIFNNGISFAALNRAIAIIGLAAIWVIVVTTFILVFEGSKHSFLNILYEVTSAFGTVGLSAANTPDLHVFSKILLMVTMFIGRVGPISFAIAITINNNKDRDKVYPEGKVIVG from the coding sequence GTGATTAAATTAGCTATTAAATATAAAGATAATAAAATATTTTATATGAATCCTACCAGGCTTATTGTTCTTAGCTTCATTTTACTGATAGTGATAGGGGGATTTCTTCTAAACCTTCCCATAGCCTCAAAGGATGGGAAAAGTGTGGGAGTATTGGGAGCGTTTTTTACCTCAACATCAGCATCCTGTGTTACCGGGCTTATTTTCAGGGACACTCAGAATCAATGGACTATCTTCGGGCAGCTGGTCATATTGTTCCTGATTCAGGTAGGAGGCCTGGGAATTATTACATTAACCATGTTTTTTACAGTAATTTTGGGAAGGAAAATCAGCTTAAAGGGCAGGGCTCTTGTTCAGGAATCCCTTAATTCATTAACCATCAGCGGTGCATTGAAGCTTCTTAAGAAGGTATTTTTAATAACTATTGTTTTAGAGCTTATTGGTGCTGTTCTGCTTTCAATCGGCTTTGTCCCGAAGTTCGGTTTACGTGGAATCTACATGGGAGTTTTTCATTCTATAAGTGCTTTTTGTAACGCGGGCTTTGATATAATTGGAAATCAAAAGAGTTTTACGGAATATAACGGAAATCCACTGGTGCTTCTTACAATTTCATTTCTTATAATAACAGGTGGACTTGGATTTATTGTTTGGGAAGATATTATGGATTTTAGAAGAAAAAGAACTTTCATGCTGCATTCAAAGATTGTGTTTTTAACGACTGCGTTTTTGTTGATATCAGGTTCTATATTATTCTTTCTATTTGAATATAACAACTCACTTACAGTAGGTAAATTAAACTTATTTGAAAAGATTAATGCATCTGTTTTTCACTCGGTTATAACAAGAACCGCAGGCTTTAATTCTCTTCCGCTTAATGATATGACTGAGCTATCCAAGGTAACAACGACGATACTGATGTTTATTGGAGGAGCCCCAGGTTCTACTGCTGGAGGAATAAAGGTTACTACCTTCAGTATAATTCTGATTTCTATAATTTCACAGGTAAGAGGTTCCTCTCCTGTTATATTCAATAATGGAATTTCATTTGCGGCGTTAAATAGGGCTATTGCGATTATAGGGCTAGCTGCAATATGGGTTATAGTTGTTACAACATTTATACTTGTATTCGAGGGAAGTAAACATTCATTTTTAAATATTTTGTATGAAGTAACATCAGCATTTGGTACTGTAGGGCTATCGGCAGCAAATACACCCGATTTGCATGTGTTCAGCAAGATTTTATTAATGGTGACCATGTTTATTGGCAGGGTTGGTCCCATCTCTTTCGCTATAGCAATTACAATAAATAACAACAAGGATAGAGACAAAGTTTATCCCGAGGGAAAGGTTATAGTAGGGTAA